The Melanotaenia boesemani isolate fMelBoe1 chromosome 3, fMelBoe1.pri, whole genome shotgun sequence genome contains the following window.
GTCGCAAGAAGCAGCAAGGTGAGCAGTAAAAatcctatttatttttttttttttttaaatcttttattgtaaatgagTTTTACATGGGAGCAGGCTTGGACTACATACATTTGCATAAAGTAAGCTTGATTTAAGCTACTTAATTTTCACAGTTCTTATTTTTGAGATGACGTTGACCTGTACTTTTTATATAAACAGGGGACCAAAAATCTGTGGTGTTATTACAAGGCATAAGATTAATGCAGGTAGACACAATGAGTGGTGTTGCCTTCTTGAGTGTAAAGATTCAAGCGTTGTAGAGCAACTGAACACGATTCATTACAACTCTTGATCATACTCAAAACTTCTCACATAACCCCAGAGTTAGAGCTCGGCACTTTCAGTACTTCCTGTTAGGCCTTTCACAGTAAAACTATACTGCACTAAACAGATTCTAAGTGTTTTGTTAGTTATTTACATCGGgcccatgaaaaaaatatcagcAACTACTGGACCTGCTTTTCCACTGCCCAAGCTTGTTTTCAGGTTCATGACAGAGCTGGATGGAAACATAATAGGGGGGATTTGTGCCATTGTAATTTCCGTttgtaaatacatttctttatgttgatttcattgtgttttagaaaacatttacagtCAGCTGGACGAAGAGAGCAGTGAGTCATCCAATCAAAGTGCAGCCCTGAACAGCGATCGGCCGTGGCCCCGCCCCAAAGTCTTCATCTGTTACTCAAATAGAGACTGCCCCAAACACACCAGTGTCATCCAGAGCTTCGCCTACTTCCTGCAGGACTTCTGCGGCTGCGAGGTGAGATACATGCAGACAAAAAGAAGATATTGTATAGAATAAAGGGAAAATGATGGAAGTTTAGTCCTTGTTTAATTATGCTCAGGTTGTGTTGGACCTGTGGGAACACCTGGAGATGTGTAAAGAGGGTCAGATGTCATGGCTCAGCAGACAGCTGGATGAAGCaaatatcatcatcatcgtctgTTCCAAAGGCCTACGGTAAACCCTTCCTGTGCTGTGTGTCTAAAAAACTAAAGCTGACCTGATCCAGATCATTTATTGTAACTGATGACTTGCAGAAAGTTATGCAGGAATTTATCTACTCAGGTCTCAGTCAGGgcttcctccatcttctctaGCTGGTTCAAAATGCTTCAGCTATtttagtgaaagaaaaaaaacacatctgtgtatgtgcatttgtgCACTTCTATTAGATTTcacattgattaaaaaaaaaattgttcccACATTTAAAGCCTTTAATCATCTTGTCCATGTCTGTAAAATCTGACCTTTTCTGCTTGATCCCTCAAAATTTAGGAAAACTGCCTGACAAAGTCTCTTAGCTACCTTCAAAAACATCCATATTATTTTCCTCTTTgacaggtttttatttattgtggtcTTGTGAACAGCCATCTGACCCAGCTCACATGACCCTCCTCTCTAAAAGCATACATATAACATTTGAGGTGCTCTCATCTGCAGTTCCACTAGTGACCACTGGATGATGCTAAATCCttctttttgaaaaaagtgCATAAGAAAGAGCTACATAATATTTGTATGTTACAAgcttattattaaaaataaagttaagagaAACATTTTTTGGGATTTTGTACTTGATTAATGTGTATCGACAAGTCAAAATTGTCTGTCActtctttgattaaaaaaaaaaatgtttaaaatcataTTCTGCTCATTCTTAAGTTATTTGGctacttttaaaactttttcttcactttcatTTCTCATCCTattcttctgtttctgtttgtcctTTCCTCCCATTCTTCTGTCACAGGTCTTAATGGTTTCCCTTCTATTCTTGCTTCCCTCCTTTTTAGCCTCCCAAGTTGTCCTTCGTACtgattctttctcttttctgtctttctctcagtgttctgtttcctttttctttttaaaactgtttgcaTATtgatttttgtaataaactcaTGTCCCGATTCTGATATTACAATTTAAGATGAGCAAAAGGTAAAATATTGCTATTGCTGTTTAAACAAATGCAAgttatctttaaataaatcaaatttgattAATGAATACATGGATGATGCCCGATCTACAGCTACCCAGCCATTAAAACCTCCTCATTAAACTTATCAGTCATTCCGAAGGCTCTCCACCTCTTTTCCTAACATGCATTTGAccaatttcttttactttgattgtgttctgtttttaacatCTTGGCTGTTTTCCTGCAGATACTATGTTGAGAAAAAGGGCCGAAAAGGAAAGACGCCAGTCAGTCGCCGCAGCAGCAGCTTTCCAACCAGCGGATCAAGCAGTGACCTCTTCATTGTGGCCGTGTCCATGATTGCAGAGAAGCTGCGTCTGACGAAGCAGAGTGAAGGGGGTGGGGATCAGGAGCTGAACCGCTACATGGCGGTGTACTTTGACTATTCAACAGAAAATGACATACCCACTATGCTCAGTCTGACTCCCAGGTAGATGCACTGCTCTGTGCAGACACAAGAGTTCAAGCAACATTCAATCTTCGACAACACATTAATACTAATTAGCAGCATTCTGATTTATCCCTTTAATTTCTTGTGTTTAGGTTTAAGTTGATGGACCAGCTGCCTCAGCTCTTCAGTCGGCTCCATTCGAGTCAGTCTGGTCTGGCTGACCATGAGCAGCAGCCTGTGAACGTCTCTAGGAGGAACTACTTCAGGAGCAAGTCTGGACGCTCGCTCTATGTTTCAATCTGCAATATGCACCAGCACATCTGCCAGAATCCTGACTGGTTTGAAAGGCAGCTGGCTCCTGCAGAAGGATCCTCAGCCTCCAATGACTCCACTTCAAAACATCCTTCTCACTCTGCTGTCACAGCTCCAAGTCCTCCTCCAAAGCCTGCCTGCTCCTCCAATCAGCGGTTTGCTTCAGGACTGGTGCTGAATGAGGTGATGGTGAGGACACCATCGCTGGAGGGAGTTGATGGAGTCCCAAAGCGGAATATGCTCCTGCTTTCGCCAGGGTCTAGTCCTGGGACCAACCTTGGTCAGAGTGAGAGTCCCATTCCCAGTCCTGGACCCTGTCCCAGTCCAGAAATGGCACACTGCTCTTCATCCACTTTGGGATCTTTAAGGTAAAACAAACATTcattactgtgttgtttttgttgttttactttgaTCAATAAGGCCATTTTTTAAACTCTCTGGCCTGTAACTTAGTCTGTAAAGACAGTAACACAAAACTACTCACCAGACTGACTGCATTTGCTTTTTGTCTGTTCAGGTCCACTACTGGAATATCTGGAGGTGACCCTGGAGAGATGCCTGAAGAATCTTGCACCTCgtcttcttcttcagctccCTCCATCCTACAGGATGGAGCATGTGCTTCCTCTACCCATACAGAAGAGGACCATCCTTCTGTTCCAGAGGTTCCACCTCCTCGTGATTCAGGCATCTATGATTCGTCTGTCCCTTCCTCAGAACTCTCCATCCCCCTTATGGAGGGACTGTCACATGACCATGCAGACTCCTCTTCCCTGACAGAAAGTGAATCATCTTCATCTGGGTTGGGTAAGCTTGACTGTTTCAGATACTAacctaatttattatttttgtcagggattaataaagtactttttcatttcatggaACATGCATGTGACAAATTATTCTCTTGTGACTTCTctctaaagaaaaaattaacaacatcctaaataaaatgtgttattcaCTCACTTCTACATGTCTTTCAGGGGATGAGGAGCCATCTGTAATCGCATCACTTCGCTGCAGCGCCACAACAGTGTGCAAAGCTGAGCtgcaccaccatcaccacctgGAGCACAATGATGCACTGACACGTGCAGCATCATTGTAAGGGATGCTTCCAACCTATCAAGAGAGGACGAGCTGAATAATGTCACCACAAGACCAACAAAGCATTGGTCTAAGAGCTGCAGGGGCCATGATATTTTTGCTACATGATATCCATGTAACgaaaatagaattaaaaatgcatttaagtagtaaaacagaaaaacagagtcCTGGAACACTAAATCTGTGGTAACTATGGTAACTATCTGGTTGCTAAGGTATAGTCTTGGATGACTATGTCAACGTTTGCAGTCTAGAACACTGATACCTGTATATCTGTGGTTAAACCACTTTTTAGTAATTATATTAACCATTGACTCTAGTCCTGTAATGTTCTCTGTAGCTATGGTAACCACTCTGCCTTGTAACAACAGTACATAATTTTGGTCCCCTGTTTATATAAAAAGTACAGGTCCctggtaaccatggtaaccacaAAGTTATAGAAGTACTATGCCCGGGTAATTGTGGTAACTAGTAGGTTACAGAACTTTTCTCATCAATAACTGTGGAAAGCACAGAGTTCTACACTATACCCTGGTAACTATGGTGACCACAGCATCCAGAAAGCTTTTCCTCTGGTTCTCTCAGTTGTTCTTTTGACCCCACTGACATTCCTCCATGGACGATTTGGATCTTTAGAGCAGACTGGCTCAAACCAAAGACTGCCTTGTGTTAAGAGTTGATCTTCAGCACCAAACCATGATGCAGAGACAAACCTGTTGATTCCTGCATTGTGGATGCAAATATGCAAACAACAGAGAAACACATATGTGTAGGCAGCAAAAGCAGCCCGAGATAATAATAATCTGCTGAACATTGATCAATATTATGGCAACAAGATGTGTTTGCTATATTATGTGTGTTATCCACACCATTTGCAACTAAAACTACGCAATAATTTGGTGTGTATCTCATGACTTCAGGTGTTAAAACttatcatttaaatgtgtcattttatcGTATAAAGGGAAGCAGTTTTATCTGACCAAAACTAAAtttatatttcaaatgttttactTAAGAAGGCTTCCAAGAAGATTAAAATGGTACCAAAACCTGGTGATGTGAGGAAAGAGGAAATATGATGTAAGATTTTAATTTAtgtgaaaagtattttttattgt
Protein-coding sequences here:
- the il17rd gene encoding interleukin-17 receptor D gives rise to the protein MAAPRSFFISLCGLFLVLYFSYGSTTPGNRRANQDRCGYKVLSGADGSRRLAATFRADNCSLNYPLGKHVIHEVSNISFSHLACEDQAAVVVHWSASPLGIEHIRGFRVYLEDKNPEGKQCQHLILKDPRQLNFSYKNTKMSSQPFSGLSFDTDYMVRIVPFPSLMNESFFPPSFLRTNSCEILLGSDNLVCKPFWKPKTLNMSQLGSNLHVVFDQAPASFGFHFYYLYYKLRQDGPVRLQRCKPDVNQARTTCILQDLTPGTYTIELRDDGNTTRRQTQYYVSQVHSPWAGPIRAMAITVPLVIMSAFATLFTVMCRKKQQENIYSQLDEESSESSNQSAALNSDRPWPRPKVFICYSNRDCPKHTSVIQSFAYFLQDFCGCEVVLDLWEHLEMCKEGQMSWLSRQLDEANIIIIVCSKGLRYYVEKKGRKGKTPVSRRSSSFPTSGSSSDLFIVAVSMIAEKLRLTKQSEGGGDQELNRYMAVYFDYSTENDIPTMLSLTPRFKLMDQLPQLFSRLHSSQSGLADHEQQPVNVSRRNYFRSKSGRSLYVSICNMHQHICQNPDWFERQLAPAEGSSASNDSTSKHPSHSAVTAPSPPPKPACSSNQRFASGLVLNEVMVRTPSLEGVDGVPKRNMLLLSPGSSPGTNLGQSESPIPSPGPCPSPEMAHCSSSTLGSLRSTTGISGGDPGEMPEESCTSSSSSAPSILQDGACASSTHTEEDHPSVPEVPPPRDSGIYDSSVPSSELSIPLMEGLSHDHADSSSLTESESSSSGLGDEEPSVIASLRCSATTVCKAELHHHHHLEHNDALTRAASL